From the genome of Vibrio navarrensis, one region includes:
- a CDS encoding ABC transporter substrate-binding protein, which translates to MRTFFLSLLLCSGASQAAEVEFLHWWTSAGEKNALKRLENELAKADIPLKPAPVIGGGGDSAMTVLQARALAGNTPSFAQIEGPSIKSWDAIGILHPINKTATTHHWDEVLHPLAKAINKTDNGYVALPLTLHRLNWLWTNQRLLAQLQLTPPKTWPELFQAMEIAHQQGFIPLAIGDQPWQIAQLFESLVIAAGGVSFYQSALVELDKRNIDSAEMRLALSQLRHISLLTSHPLPDQNWDSATQALAQDKALFQIGGDWILGDLLAHKVAVPEHISCQPAPQSRQTFLYNMDSLIFMASKTFSAQQAERVANRLADKDFQSEFNRVKGSIPVRNDIDLSQFNLCQQRSYHDFLFASAHGLAIPSMTDSMAVNPVTQQAINSEIFRFFRNQPISEDEVIRRIVSIAASN; encoded by the coding sequence ATGAGAACCTTCTTTTTGTCGCTGCTGCTGTGCAGCGGAGCCAGCCAAGCTGCCGAGGTGGAATTTCTCCACTGGTGGACTTCCGCTGGCGAGAAAAACGCGCTCAAGAGGCTAGAGAATGAACTGGCCAAAGCGGATATTCCGCTCAAGCCTGCCCCAGTGATCGGTGGCGGTGGAGACAGCGCAATGACGGTCTTGCAAGCACGCGCTTTAGCCGGCAACACGCCGAGCTTTGCGCAGATTGAAGGGCCAAGCATCAAGTCATGGGATGCGATTGGCATTTTGCACCCCATCAACAAAACGGCCACGACACATCATTGGGACGAGGTGCTGCACCCACTGGCCAAAGCGATCAACAAAACCGACAACGGCTATGTGGCGCTGCCATTAACCTTACATCGCCTCAACTGGCTGTGGACCAACCAGCGCTTACTAGCGCAGTTGCAACTCACACCACCCAAAACCTGGCCTGAACTTTTTCAAGCGATGGAAATCGCACATCAGCAAGGGTTCATTCCGCTGGCGATTGGCGATCAACCTTGGCAGATCGCGCAATTGTTCGAAAGTCTCGTCATCGCCGCAGGAGGCGTCAGTTTCTATCAAAGCGCCTTGGTTGAACTCGATAAGCGCAACATCGATTCGGCGGAGATGCGTCTGGCGCTCAGCCAGTTACGCCACATCAGCCTTCTCACTTCGCATCCGTTACCCGACCAAAACTGGGACAGCGCCACCCAAGCTCTGGCACAAGACAAGGCACTGTTTCAAATTGGCGGCGACTGGATTTTGGGCGATCTGCTTGCACACAAGGTTGCGGTGCCGGAACACATCAGTTGTCAGCCCGCGCCTCAGTCGCGACAAACCTTCCTCTACAATATGGATAGCCTGATCTTTATGGCGAGCAAAACCTTCTCAGCCCAACAAGCAGAAAGGGTCGCCAACCGCTTGGCCGATAAGGATTTTCAGTCCGAGTTCAACCGAGTCAAAGGCTCGATTCCGGTGCGAAACGATATCGACCTTAGCCAGTTCAACCTGTGTCAGCAACGCTCGTACCACGACTTTCTGTTTGCCTCCGCCCATGGCCTTGCCATACCGAGCATGACCGATTCCATGGCGGTCAACCCGGTCACGCAGCAAGCGATCAACTCGGAAATCTTCCGTTTTTTCCGCAATCAGCCAATTTCTGAAGATGAGGTGATCCGCCGTATTGTCTCGATCGCGGCGAGCAATTGA
- a CDS encoding ATP-binding protein — translation MRIRLPLQSLAMRTSLFLLVVIVSAQILAGLIWYQHASDKDKTGLITTVRSLAMSASSTISFFQTLPAEYRHLVLNQLRNMGGTRFFVSLNNHPITVDVLPQSARKTLVINEVTSVLNRELTGSPTMLVDFTRRDDLRVFNNELPIDELPMLWAHYSLSYGDLNPPILVMQVEVAQNEWFYLAAVLPAPYIHLETSYFALREWFTLLLSALLLLVCTWLVVRREIRPIRELAKAATLMSSRLKVPQVKEAGSTELKAAIRAFNKMNRRIDSHIKEREMLFSAISHDLKTPIACLKLRADMLDDEIERERFSKIANDLDLMVKGALQCIKATDIHEEIESVDLSKLVEHIASGLDPDGSRIELESEEECTISGKPLALKRCLQNLIDNALKYGQRALVRIHSDSDHLYVTVEDNGAGLSELQLERLCEPYFRADTLTEGNGLGLTISQSIVKAHGGELKLRLSMRGGLIATLSFPREML, via the coding sequence ATGAGAATTAGGTTGCCGCTGCAGTCACTGGCGATGCGCACCAGTTTGTTCTTGTTAGTGGTGATTGTCTCAGCGCAGATCCTCGCCGGGCTTATCTGGTATCAACACGCCAGCGACAAAGACAAAACGGGCCTCATCACCACAGTGCGCAGCCTCGCCATGAGCGCCTCATCCACCATCTCTTTCTTCCAAACTTTGCCTGCGGAATACCGCCATTTGGTGCTCAATCAACTGCGCAACATGGGCGGCACACGCTTTTTTGTCTCGCTCAACAATCACCCGATCACCGTCGATGTGCTGCCACAAAGCGCGCGTAAAACGCTGGTTATTAACGAAGTGACATCAGTGCTCAATCGTGAGCTGACGGGCAGCCCAACCATGTTGGTCGATTTTACCCGTCGTGACGATTTGCGGGTGTTTAACAACGAGCTACCGATTGATGAACTGCCAATGTTGTGGGCGCACTATTCGCTCTCTTACGGTGACCTCAACCCGCCGATACTAGTGATGCAAGTGGAAGTGGCGCAAAACGAGTGGTTCTATCTGGCGGCGGTTCTGCCAGCGCCTTACATCCATTTGGAAACCAGTTATTTTGCCCTTCGCGAATGGTTCACTTTACTGCTTTCGGCGCTCTTGCTGCTGGTGTGCACTTGGTTGGTGGTCAGGCGCGAAATCCGCCCGATTCGCGAGCTGGCTAAAGCCGCAACCTTGATGTCGAGCCGTCTCAAAGTGCCGCAAGTGAAAGAGGCCGGGAGCACCGAACTAAAAGCGGCCATTCGCGCTTTTAACAAAATGAATCGACGTATCGATAGCCACATCAAAGAGCGTGAGATGCTTTTCAGTGCAATTTCGCACGATCTCAAAACGCCGATTGCCTGTTTAAAACTGAGGGCCGATATGTTGGATGACGAAATCGAACGCGAACGCTTTAGCAAAATAGCCAACGATCTCGATTTGATGGTCAAAGGGGCACTGCAATGCATCAAAGCCACCGACATTCACGAAGAGATCGAGTCGGTTGATTTAAGTAAATTGGTGGAGCACATCGCTAGCGGTTTAGATCCTGACGGCAGCCGCATCGAGCTCGAAAGCGAAGAGGAGTGCACAATTTCCGGTAAACCACTGGCGCTCAAACGCTGTCTGCAAAATCTCATCGACAACGCGCTCAAATACGGTCAACGCGCGTTAGTGCGCATCCACAGCGATAGCGACCATCTCTACGTGACGGTTGAAGACAACGGCGCCGGGCTTAGCGAGCTGCAGTTGGAACGCCTGTGTGAACCCTATTTTCGCGCCGACACGCTGACAGAGGGGAACGGGCTCGGGCTGACCATTTCGCAAAGCATTGTCAAAGCACACGGCGGCGAACTGAAGCTGCGTTTGTCAATGCGAGGCGGGTTAATCGCCACTTTATCCTTCCCAAGAGAAATGTTATGA
- the fusA gene encoding elongation factor G gives MPINQIRNIAFIGQTGSGKTTLIEKLLFTCDATTHLGSVEKGDTVTDFDTQSIQYQHSIEATPVTLRWQNHRLNIIDTPGQGELLGRTLSVFPAVETTALVLDPHTPLTQISDRLFEFASERKKCQMIIINKIDHNDKALSRLLRQIEEHFGSHCLPINLPSADGSQVIDCFFTPQYQTPTLISDVKTAHETLVDQVVEVDEDLIALYLEQGSELTAQQLHDPFEEALRTGHVIPICFVCAETGAGIELLLQTLCELMPMPNEGNPPLLEKNGKRIRVNCETLEHSVAHVYKISVDPYMGKLAYLRVFQGEINTGSQLYIGESNKAFKVGHLYQLQGKQRSEISRALAGDFCVLAKVDELEFDSIVHDSHDEDGISLKTLDFLQSMYSLSLKPIKRGDEQKLGEVLKRIVSEDPSLRLEHRVRSNETILSGQGEFHLKIALEKMASVYKLEVETEQPSVEYFETITQAADGQYRHKKQSGGAGQFGEVHLRVRPLERGEGFKFVNKVVGGAIPTSLIPAVEKGILQALEEGAISGNPIRDIEVTVHDGKFHSVDSKEIAFVIAGKKAFLNAVENAGPIVLEPIVQMELVIPTASVGDVTGDLSANRGLIEGTEPQTNHFSLIRSKSPLNELQDYARKLRAMTGGEGTFQMTLSHYEPAPPSVQKKVCETA, from the coding sequence ATGCCTATCAACCAAATCCGCAACATCGCTTTCATCGGCCAAACGGGCAGCGGCAAAACTACGCTCATCGAAAAACTGCTGTTTACCTGTGACGCTACCACGCACTTAGGCAGCGTCGAGAAAGGCGATACCGTCACCGACTTTGATACTCAATCAATCCAATATCAGCACAGTATTGAAGCCACTCCGGTGACACTGCGCTGGCAGAACCACCGCCTTAATATTATCGACACCCCCGGACAAGGCGAGCTGCTGGGGCGCACGCTCAGCGTCTTTCCGGCCGTCGAAACCACTGCGCTGGTGTTGGATCCGCACACGCCGCTGACTCAAATCTCCGATCGGCTATTTGAGTTTGCAAGTGAGCGGAAAAAATGCCAGATGATCATCATCAATAAAATCGACCACAACGACAAAGCGCTCAGCCGTCTGCTGCGCCAAATTGAAGAACATTTTGGCAGCCATTGCCTGCCTATCAATCTTCCCTCTGCCGATGGCAGCCAAGTAATCGACTGTTTTTTCACCCCTCAATATCAAACACCAACACTGATTTCAGATGTCAAGACCGCTCATGAAACCTTAGTGGATCAAGTGGTGGAAGTGGATGAGGATTTGATAGCGCTTTATCTGGAACAAGGCTCTGAGCTCACAGCGCAACAGTTGCATGACCCGTTTGAAGAGGCACTGCGTACTGGCCATGTTATCCCAATCTGTTTTGTCTGTGCAGAAACGGGCGCAGGCATTGAACTGCTGCTGCAAACCTTGTGCGAATTGATGCCGATGCCCAATGAGGGCAACCCGCCGCTGCTGGAGAAAAACGGCAAACGTATCCGCGTCAACTGCGAGACGCTGGAGCACAGCGTGGCACATGTGTACAAAATCAGCGTCGATCCTTATATGGGCAAACTGGCCTATTTGCGCGTGTTTCAGGGGGAAATCAACACAGGCAGCCAACTCTATATCGGAGAGAGCAATAAAGCGTTTAAGGTCGGCCATCTCTATCAGTTACAAGGCAAGCAGCGCAGTGAAATTTCACGAGCCCTCGCAGGCGATTTTTGCGTGCTCGCCAAAGTCGATGAACTTGAATTTGATTCGATTGTGCACGACTCCCATGACGAAGATGGTATCTCTCTGAAAACGTTAGATTTCCTGCAATCGATGTACAGCCTAAGTCTCAAACCCATCAAACGCGGTGATGAACAAAAACTGGGCGAAGTGTTGAAGCGCATCGTCAGCGAAGATCCATCACTGCGACTTGAACACCGCGTCCGCAGCAATGAGACCATCTTAAGCGGCCAAGGTGAGTTTCATCTCAAAATCGCGCTGGAAAAAATGGCTAGCGTCTACAAACTGGAGGTGGAGACCGAGCAGCCAAGCGTGGAATATTTCGAAACCATCACCCAAGCCGCCGATGGCCAGTATCGGCATAAAAAGCAAAGCGGTGGCGCGGGGCAATTTGGCGAGGTGCATTTACGTGTCAGACCGCTTGAGCGCGGCGAAGGCTTTAAGTTTGTCAACAAAGTCGTCGGCGGCGCCATTCCCACCTCACTCATCCCTGCTGTCGAAAAAGGTATTCTGCAAGCGCTGGAAGAAGGAGCGATTTCCGGTAACCCAATTCGCGACATTGAAGTAACCGTTCACGATGGCAAATTTCATTCGGTCGATTCCAAAGAGATCGCTTTTGTGATTGCGGGTAAAAAGGCCTTCCTCAATGCGGTGGAAAACGCCGGGCCGATTGTGCTTGAGCCGATTGTGCAAATGGAACTGGTGATCCCCACGGCCAGCGTCGGCGATGTCACTGGCGATTTGTCTGCCAATCGCGGTTTGATTGAGGGTACGGAGCCACAAACGAACCACTTCTCACTGATTCGCAGCAAATCGCCGCTCAACGAGCTGCAAGATTACGCACGCAAGCTCAGAGCAATGACAGGCGGTGAAGGCACATTCCAAATGACGCTCAGCCATTATGAGCCCGCGCCTCCTTCGGTACAGAAAAAGGTGTGTGAAACCGCCTAA
- a CDS encoding DUF134 domain-containing protein yields MPRPRKPRHIGCRPPASCFKPNGIPASNLQAETLDADELEALRLADLLQMNQIDAAQCMGVSRQTFGNIVKCARHKVALCLVQGKMLKFSLEEE; encoded by the coding sequence ATGCCCAGACCACGAAAACCGCGCCATATCGGCTGCCGACCACCCGCCAGTTGTTTTAAGCCTAACGGCATTCCGGCATCGAACTTACAAGCAGAAACGCTTGATGCCGATGAGCTGGAAGCGCTGCGTTTGGCCGATCTTCTGCAAATGAATCAGATAGATGCAGCGCAGTGCATGGGGGTTTCCCGACAAACGTTTGGCAATATCGTCAAATGTGCGCGTCACAAAGTCGCGCTCTGTTTGGTGCAAGGCAAAATGTTGAAATTCTCACTGGAGGAAGAATGA
- a CDS encoding NifB/NifX family molybdenum-iron cluster-binding protein, with protein sequence MMIIAVPVNDQNVANHFTKAQRFALLDDRGNVLNYLDNPALSSEGCHGKKRLIAQLLAAKVSKVMVKNIGQKSLAKLLAGNVLVERVAGRNSLATVLSAGAMPLTEASQGRECRTESKSHCCGSRRERARGLIATPDTAAAISPIKGFQVKGLRRLFKE encoded by the coding sequence ATGATGATCATCGCCGTCCCCGTTAACGATCAAAATGTCGCGAACCATTTCACCAAAGCGCAGCGCTTTGCTTTGCTTGATGATCGCGGCAATGTTCTAAACTATTTAGATAATCCGGCGTTAAGCAGTGAAGGTTGTCACGGAAAAAAACGCTTGATTGCACAATTGCTCGCCGCCAAGGTCAGCAAGGTGATGGTAAAAAACATCGGGCAGAAATCGCTGGCGAAATTGCTAGCTGGTAACGTGTTGGTCGAACGTGTAGCCGGGCGCAACTCTCTTGCTACCGTATTGAGCGCTGGAGCCATGCCGCTGACTGAGGCAAGCCAAGGACGTGAGTGTCGCACCGAGTCGAAAAGTCATTGTTGTGGCTCGCGCCGAGAGCGCGCTCGTGGTTTGATCGCAACACCAGATACTGCGGCGGCGATCTCGCCCATCAAGGGCTTTCAAGTCAAAGGGCTGCGCAGGCTGTTTAAGGAGTAA
- the speG gene encoding spermidine N1-acetyltransferase, which yields MSKHLSIRALERSDLRFIHQLNNNRNIMSYWFEEPYESYDELEELYQKHIHDDTERRFVVVDEKSQLIGLVELIEINYIHRSAEFQIIIAPAFQGQGFAATAIHKALDYSFSILNLHKVYLQVALSNKKAIHLYQQCGFIEEGLLVEEFFINGQYQDVKRMYILQRDYLRA from the coding sequence ATGAGCAAACACTTATCCATTCGGGCGCTGGAACGCTCGGATTTGCGTTTTATTCATCAGCTCAACAACAATCGCAACATCATGTCTTACTGGTTCGAAGAGCCGTATGAGTCTTATGATGAGCTCGAAGAGCTTTATCAGAAACACATCCACGACGACACCGAGCGCCGATTTGTCGTCGTGGACGAAAAAAGCCAACTGATTGGTTTGGTCGAGCTAATTGAGATCAATTACATCCATCGCAGCGCCGAATTTCAGATCATTATCGCTCCCGCTTTTCAAGGCCAAGGTTTTGCCGCCACAGCGATTCACAAAGCACTCGACTACTCATTCTCGATCCTCAACCTGCACAAAGTTTATCTGCAAGTGGCGCTGAGCAACAAAAAAGCGATCCATCTGTATCAGCAATGCGGTTTCATCGAAGAGGGGCTCTTGGTCGAAGAATTTTTTATCAACGGTCAATATCAGGATGTGAAACGCATGTACATTTTGCAGCGCGACTATCTGAGGGCTTGA
- a CDS encoding DMT family transporter, with translation MSAASFFRLLCLAAIWGSSFLFMRIAAHSFGPAYLIEFRVLFAALSLLVVALYLKKNLAPLLRHPKHFLMIGLFNTALPFLCFAYAAQTLNASTLAVLNSTAVIWGVIISYLWYRTPISAKGVLGLLLGISGVVVLVGWDALQIGQQAILPIIAAVSAAFCYGIATNYTKNAPQIAAFDNAHGSMWMAVLLVLPLLPFAPMREMPSSFEMLSVTALGVLCTGIAYLMYFRLIAEIGPASALSVTFLIPAFGIFWGYLVLGEPIGLNTVAGSVLVLSGTMLVTGFSLKAALKPPTPKAGAM, from the coding sequence ATGTCTGCTGCCAGTTTTTTTCGCTTACTCTGTCTTGCTGCTATTTGGGGTAGCTCTTTTCTCTTCATGCGTATCGCCGCGCACAGTTTTGGGCCTGCGTATCTGATTGAATTTCGAGTTCTGTTTGCCGCATTGAGCCTGCTGGTGGTTGCTCTCTATTTGAAAAAAAATCTCGCGCCTTTGTTGCGCCATCCGAAACATTTTTTGATGATTGGCCTGTTTAATACCGCCTTGCCCTTTCTCTGTTTCGCCTACGCCGCGCAAACTCTCAACGCCTCGACATTGGCGGTACTCAACTCCACGGCCGTCATTTGGGGGGTAATCATTAGTTACCTTTGGTACCGCACCCCGATCTCCGCCAAAGGGGTATTGGGTTTGCTGCTCGGCATTAGCGGCGTCGTCGTATTAGTTGGCTGGGATGCGCTACAAATCGGCCAGCAAGCTATCTTACCGATTATCGCCGCCGTCTCTGCCGCGTTTTGCTACGGTATCGCCACCAACTACACCAAAAATGCTCCGCAAATTGCCGCGTTTGATAACGCGCACGGCAGCATGTGGATGGCCGTGCTGTTGGTGCTTCCTCTGCTACCATTTGCACCGATGCGTGAAATGCCGAGCTCCTTTGAGATGCTTTCGGTTACCGCCCTCGGTGTGTTATGTACTGGTATCGCTTATCTGATGTACTTTCGTCTGATTGCTGAAATCGGCCCAGCTTCCGCGTTGTCGGTGACGTTTCTTATCCCTGCTTTTGGTATTTTTTGGGGCTATCTGGTGCTCGGCGAGCCAATTGGTTTAAATACCGTGGCGGGAAGCGTGTTAGTGCTGAGCGGCACTATGCTGGTCACCGGATTTTCACTCAAAGCCGCGCTGAAACCACCAACCCCCAAAGCGGGAGCCATGTAG
- a CDS encoding DUF2799 domain-containing protein — protein MNRILTCAAFTMFLSACTTMSPDECRVANWQQIGYRDGQNGNDPSIIQRYSQDCAEAGVVADSDLWRKGFQQGTVLYCSPDNGYRVGKQGREYYGVCESEQFLNNYQLGRQEYLVQQRIAEIDRQIGDIDRQLNSLKDSDQDKQKRNVLQSKRRDLVREHSSLLSPSYNINFSF, from the coding sequence ATGAATCGAATCCTTACCTGCGCTGCCTTCACAATGTTTTTGTCGGCCTGTACAACCATGAGCCCAGACGAGTGCCGTGTCGCCAACTGGCAACAAATCGGCTATCGCGATGGGCAAAATGGTAATGACCCCAGCATCATTCAGCGTTACAGCCAAGATTGCGCGGAAGCGGGTGTCGTAGCCGATAGCGATCTGTGGCGCAAAGGTTTTCAACAAGGCACCGTACTCTATTGCTCGCCAGATAACGGTTATCGTGTCGGGAAACAGGGCAGGGAATACTACGGTGTTTGTGAGAGCGAACAGTTTCTCAATAACTATCAGTTGGGTCGGCAAGAGTATCTCGTTCAGCAGCGAATTGCCGAGATTGACCGACAAATTGGCGACATCGATCGGCAACTGAACAGCTTAAAGGATTCCGATCAAGATAAGCAGAAGCGCAACGTGCTGCAAAGCAAACGGCGCGATTTAGTCCGAGAACACAGTTCACTGCTATCGCCCTCTTACAACATCAATTTCTCTTTCTGA
- a CDS encoding response regulator transcription factor — translation MDSKLIMVVDDNRDLREALSDYLGKAGFAVVGAENGQRMWQKLQQCQPDLIVLDIMMPGEDGFSLCQKLRRHSDVPIIMLTAVAEEADRVAGLEMGADDYITKSFSPRELLARIKTILRRSQNSSEARLTRRVRFADWQLDTVTRQLTHLPSEQIKQLSGADLSLLGLFLSRAESILSRDDIAREIWGRDADPFERGIDVQISRLRHHLEDKDRSLILTVRNKGYMLTAGVRYEN, via the coding sequence ATGGACAGTAAACTCATCATGGTAGTGGACGATAATCGCGACTTGCGCGAAGCCTTATCGGATTACCTGGGCAAAGCGGGATTTGCCGTGGTTGGTGCGGAAAATGGCCAGCGAATGTGGCAGAAGTTGCAGCAGTGTCAGCCCGATCTGATTGTGCTCGACATCATGATGCCCGGTGAAGATGGGTTTAGCTTGTGCCAAAAACTCAGGCGCCACTCCGACGTGCCCATCATTATGCTCACCGCCGTAGCAGAAGAAGCTGATCGCGTGGCGGGGTTGGAAATGGGCGCAGATGACTACATCACCAAATCCTTCAGCCCGCGCGAGCTGCTCGCACGCATTAAAACTATTTTACGCCGTAGTCAAAACAGCAGCGAGGCCCGCCTGACACGCCGCGTGCGTTTCGCCGATTGGCAACTGGATACCGTGACACGTCAACTCACCCACCTGCCGAGCGAGCAAATTAAGCAACTCAGCGGCGCCGATCTATCACTGCTTGGGCTATTTCTCTCTCGCGCCGAATCGATTCTGTCGCGCGATGACATCGCACGCGAAATTTGGGGACGAGATGCCGACCCGTTTGAACGGGGAATTGACGTACAGATCAGCCGCCTTCGGCACCATCTGGAAGATAAAGATCGCTCCTTGATCCTCACCGTGCGCAACAAAGGCTACATGCTTACCGCCGGAGTGCGTTATGAGAATTAG
- the ptsG gene encoding glucose-specific PTS transporter subunit IIBC: protein MLGTVFGQLQKIGRSLMLPVAVLPVAGLMLGIGNAGFAFIPEALSKVMLAAGEGVFGNMQLMFAVGVALGLSKGNDGAAALAGLVGLIIMNASLGIVTGLRGLETDATIMGVTTLQTGVFGGVIIGAVAALMYNRFYAIRLPEYLGFFAGKRFVPIVTGLSAIVVGGVLAFVWPPVGQALDAFSHWAAYQNPVLAWAVYGAGERSLLPVGLHHIWNAPFFFEVGSYIDPQTGKEFTGELTRFFAGDKTAGYLSGGFMYSMWALPAAALAMYHCATPERKKLVGGLMMSAALTSWLTGITEPIEFTFLFVAPVLYVIHVFLTGIAFAITAFLEIKHSTDFAHGAIQFFLYYPMSTNAWMFIIIGPLWAALYYGLFRFLIVKLDLKTPGRESDFKEVQIAGQPAEIALDVIAALGGKENIKSVDACITRLRVSVKEIAHVDANQLKALGAREVLIIGDSLQAIFGTQSDNIKSEIHSVLAIA, encoded by the coding sequence ATGTTAGGAACAGTTTTTGGACAACTGCAAAAAATTGGCCGCTCTTTGATGCTGCCAGTGGCGGTATTACCCGTTGCGGGTTTGATGCTCGGAATTGGTAACGCGGGGTTCGCTTTTATTCCCGAAGCGCTGAGCAAGGTGATGCTGGCCGCTGGGGAAGGGGTGTTTGGTAACATGCAATTGATGTTTGCTGTTGGTGTCGCACTGGGTCTGTCGAAGGGGAATGACGGTGCGGCAGCGTTGGCGGGGCTGGTAGGCCTGATCATTATGAACGCGTCTCTGGGGATTGTGACCGGGCTGCGCGGGCTGGAAACCGATGCCACCATTATGGGGGTGACAACTTTACAAACGGGCGTGTTTGGCGGGGTGATCATTGGCGCGGTCGCGGCGCTGATGTACAACCGCTTCTACGCGATCCGCTTGCCGGAATACCTCGGCTTTTTTGCGGGTAAACGCTTTGTGCCGATTGTCACCGGGCTTTCAGCCATCGTGGTTGGCGGCGTGTTAGCGTTCGTTTGGCCACCAGTGGGTCAAGCGCTCGACGCGTTTTCCCATTGGGCGGCGTACCAAAATCCGGTGTTGGCGTGGGCGGTGTATGGCGCAGGTGAGCGCTCACTGTTGCCTGTCGGTTTACACCACATCTGGAACGCGCCTTTCTTCTTCGAAGTAGGCAGTTACATTGACCCGCAAACGGGCAAAGAGTTTACCGGAGAACTGACGCGTTTCTTCGCTGGCGATAAAACCGCTGGGTATTTGTCCGGTGGCTTTATGTACTCGATGTGGGCTTTGCCTGCGGCGGCGTTGGCGATGTATCACTGCGCAACCCCTGAACGTAAGAAGCTGGTGGGCGGTTTGATGATGTCGGCAGCTCTGACTTCTTGGCTCACTGGTATCACAGAGCCGATTGAGTTCACTTTCCTGTTTGTTGCGCCAGTGCTGTATGTGATCCATGTCTTTTTAACCGGCATCGCTTTTGCTATCACCGCTTTTCTTGAGATCAAACACAGTACCGATTTTGCGCACGGCGCGATTCAGTTTTTCCTCTACTACCCGATGTCGACCAACGCTTGGATGTTCATCATCATAGGTCCTTTGTGGGCGGCGCTTTACTACGGTTTATTCCGCTTCTTGATCGTCAAATTGGATCTCAAAACACCGGGCCGAGAGAGCGATTTCAAGGAAGTGCAGATTGCTGGTCAGCCAGCCGAAATTGCGCTCGATGTGATTGCCGCGCTCGGTGGAAAGGAGAATATCAAATCGGTCGATGCGTGCATCACTCGCTTACGAGTCTCAGTCAAAGAGATTGCTCACGTAGACGCCAACCAGCTCAAAGCGCTAGGCGCAAGAGAAGTGTTGATCATTGGCGACAGTCTGCAAGCCATATTCGGTACGCAATCGGACAACATCAAAAGCGAGATCCACAGTGTGTTGGCGATAGCCTAG
- the nqrM gene encoding (Na+)-NQR maturation NqrM, whose translation MTTLLYAFAFFLIVIALMAIGVMFKRKAIQGSCGGLNQVGVDKVCNCETTCSEHKLYQIAEPQEKNKGAQGSP comes from the coding sequence ATGACCACTTTGTTGTACGCATTTGCTTTTTTCCTCATTGTCATCGCGTTGATGGCGATTGGCGTGATGTTTAAGCGCAAAGCGATCCAAGGCAGTTGCGGCGGGTTAAACCAAGTCGGTGTCGATAAAGTGTGCAATTGCGAAACCACCTGCTCCGAGCACAAACTGTATCAGATCGCGGAACCGCAAGAGAAAAATAAGGGAGCGCAAGGCTCCCCGTAG
- a CDS encoding GlpM family protein → MLSLFFKSLLGAAAVLLIALLSKSKSFYIAGLVPLFPTFALIAHFIIGSERSMEDLRQTALFGLWSLLPYAAYLLAVYYLSYRFSLLATLFGATLVWLLCAMVLIVGWTKLSVAV, encoded by the coding sequence GTGCTCAGCCTGTTCTTCAAGTCATTGTTAGGGGCGGCTGCGGTGCTTCTCATAGCGCTGCTGTCTAAAAGTAAAAGCTTTTACATTGCGGGTTTAGTACCGCTGTTTCCCACCTTCGCGCTGATTGCCCACTTTATTATTGGCAGTGAGCGTAGCATGGAGGATTTGCGTCAAACCGCTTTGTTTGGTTTGTGGTCACTGCTGCCTTACGCGGCTTATTTGCTGGCGGTGTATTACCTCAGCTACCGTTTTTCGCTGCTGGCGACTTTATTTGGCGCGACCTTAGTTTGGCTACTCTGCGCTATGGTGCTGATTGTTGGCTGGACAAAGCTATCCGTGGCCGTTTGA